A genomic stretch from Candidatus Woesearchaeota archaeon includes:
- the pdhA gene encoding pyruvate dehydrogenase (acetyl-transferring) E1 component subunit alpha, with translation MKVKKVTLKKISKDTLGSAKRLRSKSRSRSAKTRYEISQEQFTITPLQLLREDGTTAGKFTLLSAEQIKSMYRFMVLSRAFDDAALKLQRQGRLGTYGSVRGQEASQVGSAFALQKEDWLVPSFRENASCITRGMPMKGLFQYWGGDERGHAYTESMTTLPLSIPIATQLLHGVGLALALRYKGQKNAVLAHVGDGGTSEGDFHEALNFAGVFKAPIVFLVQNNQWAISVPRKKQTAATTIAQKAIAYGFTGVQVDGNDIFAVYGAVSAALEKARSGAGPTLIECVTYRISDHTTADDAKRYRNQEEVDAWVKKDPLDRLKKYMLQQKMWDAKKEELLQQEAATLVSAHVRSYEEEPASDPKDMFAFTFASMTPQLLEQYQSFLDVSGKKRDPNILEKVEGGFP, from the coding sequence ATGAAAGTAAAAAAAGTAACTTTAAAAAAAATATCTAAAGATACCTTAGGCTCTGCTAAGCGATTGAGGAGCAAGAGTCGGTCAAGGAGCGCAAAAACAAGATACGAAATCTCTCAAGAACAATTTACCATCACTCCATTACAACTTCTTCGTGAAGATGGAACCACTGCAGGAAAATTCACGCTGCTTTCTGCTGAACAAATAAAATCCATGTATCGCTTCATGGTTCTCTCTCGCGCATTTGACGATGCCGCACTAAAATTACAAAGACAAGGTCGCCTCGGAACTTATGGTTCTGTTCGCGGACAAGAAGCAAGCCAAGTCGGCAGCGCGTTTGCTCTCCAGAAAGAAGACTGGCTTGTTCCCAGTTTTCGAGAAAACGCAAGCTGTATTACCCGCGGCATGCCTATGAAAGGACTCTTTCAATATTGGGGTGGCGATGAGCGCGGTCATGCATATACGGAATCTATGACAACACTTCCTCTTTCTATTCCTATTGCAACACAACTTCTTCATGGTGTTGGGCTTGCTCTTGCGCTTCGTTACAAAGGACAAAAAAATGCAGTCCTTGCCCATGTCGGTGATGGAGGCACAAGCGAAGGAGATTTTCACGAAGCATTGAATTTCGCAGGAGTTTTCAAAGCACCAATTGTTTTTCTCGTTCAGAATAATCAATGGGCAATCTCTGTGCCAAGAAAAAAACAAACTGCCGCAACAACAATTGCACAAAAAGCGATCGCATACGGGTTTACTGGTGTGCAAGTTGATGGCAATGATATTTTTGCTGTTTATGGTGCAGTCTCTGCTGCTCTTGAAAAAGCGCGATCCGGAGCTGGACCAACCCTTATTGAATGCGTCACGTATAGAATCAGCGACCACACTACTGCCGACGATGCAAAACGATATCGAAATCAAGAGGAAGTTGATGCATGGGTAAAAAAAGATCCTCTTGATCGATTGAAGAAATATATGCTTCAACAAAAAATGTGGGACGCGAAAAAAGAAGAATTATTGCAACAAGAAGCCGCAACGCTTGTGAGCGCACACGTTCGTTCCTACGAAGAAGAACCTGCTTCTGATCCCAAAGATATGTTTGCGTTTACTTTTGCATCCATGACACCCCAATTACTCGAACAATACCAGTCATTTCTTGATGTGAGTGGAAAGAAACGAGATCCAAATATCCTTGAAAAAGTTGAAGGAGGATTTCCCTAA
- a CDS encoding NFACT family protein, whose translation MKQQLAAIEMIRLVKEVKDRILNGKINQVYVEFDRVNGTKKELLFELYVPNKGKELVRILLPTGLYLSSVKPEMPTKPDGYCLYLRKWLKNARIRNVEQVAAERILKLTVETKDPTKTEFTPITYFIYIELFSKGNFIMTNEQNIILSPLEVQEWSGRIIKPKETYLHPKQEYNAFKFGEADFGKALEKSEKETLAAKFALDFGLGGTYAEELCARAEISPQEKSVTKAEQKKLFAAWKNLLQDVESGTAILIKENNTITDVFPCPIKKYKGEVCSSFMDGLDKCWTQGVQKKELQGEVKKSKGALEKFQVMVQSQEKQIATFKEDYEKNQKIGEKIYEQYALLENIFSQLKEARKTKSWDEIKKALKGHKIITSINEKNQEITVNIE comes from the coding sequence ATGAAACAACAACTCGCGGCAATAGAAATGATTCGTTTAGTAAAAGAAGTAAAAGACAGAATTCTCAATGGAAAAATAAATCAAGTGTATGTGGAGTTCGACCGCGTCAACGGAACAAAAAAAGAACTCTTGTTTGAGCTCTACGTTCCAAATAAAGGAAAAGAGTTGGTGAGAATCCTCCTCCCAACAGGTCTTTATCTCTCGTCGGTAAAACCAGAGATGCCAACAAAGCCAGATGGCTATTGCCTCTACTTGCGAAAATGGTTGAAAAACGCGAGAATAAGAAATGTCGAGCAGGTTGCGGCAGAACGTATTCTTAAATTAACTGTGGAGACAAAAGATCCAACAAAGACAGAGTTCACCCCAATCACTTATTTCATATACATCGAATTGTTCAGCAAAGGAAACTTTATCATGACCAATGAACAGAATATAATTCTTTCTCCATTAGAAGTGCAGGAATGGAGTGGAAGAATTATCAAGCCAAAGGAAACATATCTTCATCCAAAGCAAGAATATAACGCGTTCAAGTTTGGAGAAGCGGATTTTGGAAAAGCGCTGGAAAAGTCAGAGAAAGAAACACTTGCTGCAAAATTTGCGCTTGATTTTGGGTTAGGGGGCACATATGCAGAAGAGCTGTGTGCCCGTGCGGAAATATCTCCACAGGAAAAAAGCGTGACAAAGGCAGAACAAAAAAAGTTGTTTGCGGCGTGGAAGAATCTTTTGCAGGATGTAGAAAGTGGAACTGCTATACTCATCAAAGAAAACAACACCATTACAGATGTATTTCCCTGTCCAATAAAAAAATACAAAGGGGAAGTATGTTCTTCATTTATGGATGGTCTTGACAAGTGCTGGACGCAGGGTGTACAAAAGAAAGAGTTACAAGGAGAAGTAAAGAAGAGTAAAGGAGCATTAGAAAAATTTCAGGTAATGGTCCAAAGTCAGGAAAAGCAGATCGCGACATTTAAGGAAGACTATGAAAAAAATCAGAAGATTGGAGAAAAGATCTATGAACAATATGCGTTGCTAGAAAATATCTTCAGCCAGCTCAAAGAAGCGCGGAAAACAAAATCGTGGGATGAAATAAAAAAAGCGTTGAAGGGGCATAAAATCATTACTTCAATTAATGAAAAAAATCAAGAGATAACAGTAAATATTGAATAA
- the lipA gene encoding lipoyl synthase: MEQLIQIQTKPTRKPDWIKVRLPTEKQYFELKNLLRKSNLHTVCEEAACPNIYECFSRNVATFMIMGDVCTRYCHYCHVKTGKPAALDATEPEHLASAIEKLGLQYVVITCVTRDDLPDGGARHFVSCISAIRSKVPSCKIEVLTSDFSYNDDALALVVAAQPDVFSHNIEAPRRVYRQVRKKGKYEESLRLLLKVKEMNPSQQTKSGFMLGLGESEEEILEVIGDLRMVGCDFLTIGQYLQPTPKHAPVSQFYHPSEFSRFALIGKELGFSHVEAGPLVRSSYRADRLKEHLQR, from the coding sequence ATGGAGCAACTTATCCAAATTCAAACAAAACCAACACGAAAACCTGATTGGATTAAAGTGCGGCTTCCTACAGAGAAACAATATTTTGAACTCAAGAACTTACTTCGAAAATCAAACCTCCATACTGTCTGTGAAGAAGCGGCTTGCCCTAATATTTACGAATGTTTTTCACGCAACGTTGCCACATTCATGATCATGGGCGATGTTTGCACACGCTACTGTCATTATTGCCATGTCAAAACTGGAAAACCTGCTGCGCTTGATGCTACTGAACCTGAACATCTTGCTTCTGCGATTGAAAAATTGGGATTGCAGTATGTGGTTATTACCTGCGTGACGCGCGATGATTTGCCTGATGGTGGCGCTCGCCATTTTGTTTCTTGTATATCCGCAATTCGCTCGAAAGTTCCTTCCTGCAAGATTGAGGTTTTGACTTCTGATTTTTCGTATAATGATGACGCGCTTGCTCTTGTTGTTGCTGCACAACCAGATGTGTTTAGTCATAACATTGAAGCTCCTCGACGGGTGTACCGGCAAGTTCGCAAGAAAGGAAAATATGAAGAGAGTTTGCGGTTGCTCCTTAAGGTTAAAGAAATGAATCCTTCGCAGCAGACAAAAAGTGGGTTTATGCTTGGCCTTGGTGAGAGCGAGGAGGAGATTTTAGAAGTAATTGGTGATCTGCGGATGGTTGGCTGCGATTTCTTGACCATTGGACAGTATTTACAGCCAACGCCAAAACATGCGCCTGTTTCTCAGTTTTACCATCCTTCGGAATTTTCTCGATTTGCTTTGATTGGGAAGGAGCTAGGGTTTTCGCATGTCGAAGCTGGGCCGCTTGTTCGGAGTAGTTATAGAGCGGATAGGTTGAAGGAGCATTTGCAAAGATAA
- a CDS encoding nucleotidyltransferase domain-containing protein, producing the protein MTLRQIAVKEQLIKTVVKSGNGGAVWVPKTWLGQEVVVILPEKPKRNIKEQILHLLEPHLQDILSVAIYGSHARHEATENSDIDVLVITKDKQFKILTLDGKMEFLVLPLQKMTEAIEKYPAIYYQIVQEAEPLINASALQELNTIPLQKKSILAYLKETKEHIKSNKEFIELDKLDGKYLRSFSVLYSLLLRLRAVFILHCISRNTPFSNKKFKQWLVEEGIHDFPLLYVIYQKLRDNKNVGQVNIKITTVEKITLILEREMKKLEENL; encoded by the coding sequence ATGACATTACGGCAAATAGCGGTCAAAGAACAGCTTATCAAGACAGTGGTGAAGTCAGGCAATGGCGGAGCTGTGTGGGTTCCAAAGACATGGCTCGGACAAGAAGTCGTTGTCATTCTTCCAGAAAAGCCAAAGCGAAACATCAAAGAACAAATACTCCACTTATTAGAACCACACCTTCAAGACATTCTTTCTGTCGCAATTTATGGATCACACGCACGACATGAGGCAACAGAAAATTCAGATATCGATGTGCTGGTTATCACTAAAGATAAACAATTTAAGATATTAACTTTGGATGGAAAAATGGAATTTCTTGTTCTTCCTCTTCAAAAAATGACAGAAGCGATTGAGAAATATCCCGCAATCTACTATCAAATAGTTCAGGAAGCTGAACCACTTATTAATGCCTCAGCTCTTCAGGAGTTAAATACCATACCGCTTCAGAAAAAAAGTATTTTAGCATATCTCAAGGAAACAAAAGAGCACATCAAAAGCAATAAAGAGTTCATAGAATTAGACAAATTAGACGGAAAATATCTTCGCTCTTTCTCTGTACTTTATTCCCTGCTTTTACGACTCAGAGCAGTTTTTATTCTTCACTGCATTTCACGAAATACGCCTTTTTCTAATAAGAAGTTTAAACAATGGCTTGTTGAAGAGGGGATTCATGATTTTCCCTTGCTTTATGTTATATACCAAAAACTACGAGACAATAAAAATGTTGGACAAGTAAACATAAAAATTACAACCGTAGAAAAAATCACACTTATTTTAGAAAGGGAAATGAAGAAATTAGAGGAAAATCTATGA
- a CDS encoding DUF192 domain-containing protein, translating into MLGKTCRIVNETKKTVLSEKAICCASLWRKASGLMFSPQKDLLFIEQQEKITPLHMFFVFYPIDVVYLDKSRKIVEIKEHFLPFTFYTPKKKAQYVLELHRGAIRASRTNVTDSLVFQ; encoded by the coding sequence ATGCTTGGTAAGACGTGCCGTATTGTCAATGAGACGAAAAAGACTGTTCTTTCAGAGAAAGCAATATGCTGCGCTTCACTTTGGAGAAAAGCTTCTGGCCTAATGTTTTCTCCACAAAAAGATCTTCTTTTTATTGAACAACAAGAGAAAATCACTCCGTTGCACATGTTTTTTGTTTTTTATCCTATCGATGTTGTGTATTTGGATAAGAGCAGAAAAATTGTTGAAATCAAGGAACATTTTTTGCCGTTTACTTTCTATACTCCAAAGAAAAAGGCGCAGTATGTTTTAGAACTTCATCGTGGAGCGATTCGTGCGTCTAGAACAAATGTCACTGATTCTCTTGTGTTTCAGTAG